The following coding sequences lie in one Phycicoccus duodecadis genomic window:
- a CDS encoding ATP-binding cassette domain-containing protein, whose product MSEYPPVPDHQRAGPVAGAPGASPVPGEDVRPALELRSVSKAFGSVLAIRDITLRVDPGTVTCVLGDNGAGKSTLIKILSGVHQPTEGELLVDGEVRSFTTPREALAAGIATVFQDLATVPLMSVWRNFFLGNEPMRGVPPLRFLDARTARAVCRDELLAMGIDIRDLEQPVGTLSGGERQAVAIARAVHFGAKVLILDEPTSALGVKQSGVVLKYVLQARERGVAVVFITHNPHHAYLVGDRFYLLNRGRLTDEFVRGRVVREDLVKAMAGGAELEALAHELESVNR is encoded by the coding sequence ATGAGCGAGTACCCGCCCGTCCCCGACCACCAGCGGGCGGGACCCGTCGCCGGGGCGCCTGGCGCGTCGCCCGTCCCGGGCGAGGACGTCCGGCCGGCCCTCGAGCTGCGCTCGGTGAGCAAGGCCTTCGGGAGCGTGCTCGCCATCCGCGACATCACCCTGCGGGTGGACCCCGGCACCGTCACCTGCGTGCTCGGTGACAACGGGGCCGGGAAGTCGACGCTGATCAAGATCCTCAGCGGCGTGCACCAGCCGACCGAGGGCGAGCTGCTGGTCGACGGCGAGGTGCGCTCCTTCACCACGCCGCGCGAGGCCCTGGCCGCCGGGATCGCCACCGTCTTCCAGGACCTCGCGACGGTGCCGCTCATGTCGGTGTGGCGCAACTTCTTCCTCGGCAACGAGCCGATGCGCGGGGTCCCGCCGCTGCGGTTCCTCGACGCGCGCACCGCGCGGGCCGTCTGCCGCGACGAGCTGCTCGCGATGGGCATCGACATCCGCGACCTCGAACAGCCGGTGGGCACCCTGTCCGGTGGCGAACGCCAGGCCGTCGCGATCGCCCGGGCGGTGCACTTCGGGGCCAAGGTCCTGATCCTCGACGAGCCGACGAGCGCCCTCGGGGTGAAGCAGTCGGGCGTGGTGCTCAAGTACGTCCTCCAGGCCCGGGAGCGGGGGGTGGCCGTCGTCTTCATCACCCACAACCCGCACCACGCCTACCTCGTCGGTGACCGCTTCTACCTGCTGAACCGCGGCCGCCTCACCGACGAGTTCGTGCGGGGCCGCGTCGTGCGCGAGGATCTGGTGAAGGCCATGGCCGGCGGAGCGGAGCTCGAGGCGCTGGCACACGAGCTGGAGTCCGTGAACAGGTGA
- the iolG gene encoding inositol 2-dehydrogenase codes for MSTRDAGFGVPTGPEPEVRRVGLLGCGRIGRLHAGLLADTPGFTVAGVADAVPEAARAVSASTGAPLMSIDEVLASPDVDTVAICTSTDTHVDLVVAAARAGKAIFCEKPLSLSLAEVDRALAAVEAAGVPFMVGFNRRFDPGHASVRDAVRKGEVGDLHVLRITSRDPAPPPPAYVAVSGGMFLDMVIHDFDMAGFIVASPVVEVYARGAVRVDPLIGQAGDIDTAVTMLVHEDGTLTTIDNSREAVYGFDQRIEAFGSGGVAVSDNPSRHAGWRRTAEATIGQPLPWFFLERYHESYRREWVAFHDYVVGGGDSPSGTDAVRSCTAIALAAGLSLREGRPVRVDEIG; via the coding sequence GTGAGTACGCGAGATGCAGGATTCGGAGTCCCGACCGGCCCGGAGCCCGAGGTACGACGCGTCGGGCTGCTGGGCTGCGGCCGGATCGGCCGCCTCCACGCGGGTCTGCTGGCGGACACCCCCGGCTTCACGGTGGCGGGTGTCGCCGACGCCGTGCCCGAGGCGGCCCGCGCCGTGTCGGCCTCGACGGGGGCGCCGCTGATGTCCATCGACGAGGTGCTGGCGTCGCCGGACGTCGACACGGTCGCGATCTGCACGAGCACCGACACCCACGTCGACCTGGTCGTCGCCGCGGCCCGCGCCGGCAAGGCCATCTTCTGCGAGAAGCCGCTGAGCCTGAGCCTGGCCGAGGTCGACCGGGCCCTGGCCGCCGTCGAGGCCGCCGGGGTCCCCTTCATGGTGGGGTTCAACCGGCGCTTCGACCCCGGCCACGCGTCGGTGCGCGATGCCGTCCGCAAGGGTGAGGTCGGCGACCTGCACGTCCTGCGCATCACCAGCCGCGACCCCGCGCCGCCGCCGCCCGCCTACGTGGCCGTCAGTGGCGGCATGTTCCTCGACATGGTCATCCACGACTTCGACATGGCCGGGTTCATCGTCGCCAGCCCGGTGGTCGAGGTGTACGCGCGCGGTGCCGTGCGGGTCGACCCGCTCATCGGCCAGGCCGGCGACATCGACACGGCGGTGACGATGCTGGTGCACGAGGACGGGACCCTGACCACCATCGACAACAGCCGCGAGGCGGTCTACGGCTTCGACCAGCGCATCGAGGCCTTCGGCTCGGGTGGTGTCGCGGTGTCGGACAACCCGTCCCGCCACGCCGGCTGGCGCCGTACCGCGGAGGCCACCATCGGGCAGCCGCTGCCGTGGTTCTTCCTCGAGCGCTACCACGAGTCCTACCGCCGCGAGTGGGTCGCCTTCCACGACTACGTCGTCGGGGGCGGTGACTCGCCCTCCGGCACCGACGCGGTGCGGTCCTGCACCGCGATCGCCCTGGCCGCCGGGCTCTCCCTCCGCGAGGGCCGGCCCGTCCGGGTCGACGAGATCGGATGA
- a CDS encoding substrate-binding domain-containing protein encodes MKAPKLALVVVASTALVLAGCSGGTTADQSTAKSTSAAAGGGDNSAIKICMYTHGDGGGFWSVAKKGAEKAAADLGVTLDYQESNNDAQKQAQLIEAGVTGGCTGLAVSAPNPDAIKDALKKATAAGIPIVTMNSGSAVFRDLGAITHVGQDEFIAGQEAGKKFKEMGVKKVLCPLHEANNIGLQQRCDGIKDTFGNVENLQVTAGLADLAKSQAEIQAKLESDPSIDAVFALNADIATGAALPAAEAVGRPIKIGTVDLSGEAVTDIKDGKIAFAIDQQQFAQGYLPVVLLYLNKINGHVLGGGQPMYTGPGFVTKDNADLIQKLAEAGTR; translated from the coding sequence ATGAAGGCTCCCAAGCTGGCCCTGGTGGTCGTCGCGTCGACCGCTCTGGTGCTCGCAGGATGTAGCGGTGGCACCACGGCCGACCAGAGCACCGCGAAGTCCACCTCCGCAGCGGCCGGCGGTGGCGACAACAGCGCGATCAAGATCTGCATGTACACCCACGGTGACGGTGGCGGGTTCTGGTCGGTCGCGAAGAAGGGCGCCGAGAAGGCGGCCGCCGACCTCGGCGTGACCCTCGACTACCAGGAGTCGAACAACGACGCGCAGAAGCAGGCGCAGCTGATCGAGGCCGGCGTCACCGGCGGCTGCACGGGGCTGGCGGTGTCGGCCCCCAATCCCGACGCCATCAAGGACGCCCTGAAGAAGGCGACCGCGGCCGGCATCCCGATCGTCACCATGAACTCGGGCAGCGCGGTCTTCCGGGACCTCGGTGCCATCACCCACGTCGGCCAGGACGAGTTCATCGCCGGCCAGGAGGCGGGCAAGAAGTTCAAGGAGATGGGCGTCAAGAAGGTCCTCTGCCCGCTCCACGAGGCGAACAACATCGGCCTCCAGCAGCGCTGCGACGGCATCAAGGACACCTTCGGCAACGTCGAGAACCTCCAGGTCACCGCGGGTCTGGCCGATCTGGCCAAGAGCCAGGCGGAGATCCAGGCCAAGCTCGAGTCCGACCCGTCCATCGACGCGGTGTTCGCCCTGAACGCCGACATCGCCACGGGGGCGGCGCTGCCGGCCGCCGAGGCCGTCGGCCGCCCGATCAAGATCGGCACCGTCGACCTGTCGGGCGAGGCCGTCACGGACATCAAGGACGGCAAGATCGCGTTCGCCATCGACCAGCAGCAGTTCGCCCAGGGCTACCTGCCCGTCGTGCTGCTCTACCTGAACAAGATCAACGGCCACGTCCTCGGTGGCGGCCAGCCGATGTACACCGGCCCCGGCTTCGTCACCAAGGACAACGCCGACCTGATCCAGAAGCTGGCGGAGGCCGGCACCCGCTGA
- a CDS encoding phytanoyl-CoA dioxygenase family protein has protein sequence MTSTTHRTRSGYLSPQDCDLDDLLRVVDVGTDPADYPHAAGVTQGVLTYDAAAVRAATTDEDGRRAVRAEVARALADGPGIVVFTAAFEPAVVDRVSAVFERIIAQEKARGGPAGDHFAAPGANERVWNALEKLAVADPEAFVDYYANDVLALAASAWLGPGYQVTSQVNVVTPGGAGQTVHRDYHLGFQSPEVSAAFPAHVHRLSPGLTLQGAVAHCDMPVESGPTLYLPHSQKYEPGYLAYWLPAFQEYFVTHHVQLPLATGDAAFFNPALFHAAGTNRTTSVRRMANLLQVSSAFGRAMETVDRRRVVEAVYPALMERRAAGMAPERVADVVAAGAEGYAFPTNLDRDQPVGGLSPRTQADVVHQAITEGVGLPELQERLAAQEARTRSHGA, from the coding sequence GTGACCAGCACGACCCACCGCACCCGTTCCGGCTACCTGAGCCCGCAGGACTGCGACCTCGACGACCTGCTGCGCGTCGTCGACGTCGGCACCGACCCGGCCGACTACCCGCACGCGGCGGGCGTGACCCAGGGGGTGCTGACCTACGACGCCGCGGCGGTGCGCGCGGCGACGACCGACGAGGACGGCCGGCGGGCGGTGCGCGCCGAGGTGGCCCGGGCCCTGGCCGACGGGCCCGGGATCGTGGTCTTCACCGCGGCGTTCGAGCCGGCGGTTGTCGACCGGGTCAGCGCCGTCTTCGAGCGCATCATCGCGCAGGAGAAGGCCCGGGGCGGACCGGCCGGCGACCACTTCGCCGCCCCCGGAGCCAACGAGCGGGTGTGGAACGCGCTGGAGAAGCTGGCGGTCGCCGACCCCGAGGCCTTCGTCGACTACTACGCGAACGACGTCCTCGCCCTGGCCGCCAGCGCGTGGCTGGGCCCGGGCTACCAGGTCACCAGCCAGGTCAACGTCGTGACGCCGGGCGGCGCCGGGCAGACCGTGCACCGCGACTACCACCTCGGCTTCCAGAGCCCCGAGGTCTCGGCCGCGTTCCCGGCCCACGTGCACCGCCTCTCGCCCGGGCTGACGCTGCAGGGCGCGGTGGCGCACTGCGACATGCCGGTCGAGTCCGGCCCCACCCTCTACCTCCCCCACTCGCAGAAGTACGAGCCCGGCTACCTCGCGTACTGGCTGCCCGCGTTCCAGGAGTACTTCGTCACCCACCACGTGCAGCTCCCGCTGGCCACGGGGGACGCCGCCTTCTTCAACCCCGCGCTCTTCCACGCGGCGGGCACGAACCGGACCACCTCCGTGCGGCGCATGGCCAACCTGCTGCAGGTGTCGTCGGCGTTCGGCCGGGCGATGGAGACCGTCGACCGCCGCCGCGTCGTCGAGGCCGTGTACCCGGCCCTGATGGAACGCCGCGCGGCCGGGATGGCGCCCGAGCGGGTGGCCGACGTCGTCGCCGCCGGCGCCGAGGGCTACGCCTTCCCGACCAACCTCGACCGTGACCAGCCGGTCGGCGGCCTGTCGCCGCGGACCCAGGCCGACGTGGTCCACCAGGCGATCACCGAGGGCGTGGGCCTGCCCGAGCTCCAGGAACGGCTGGCGGCGCAGGAGGCGCGCACCCGCAGCCACGGGGCCTGA
- a CDS encoding Gfo/Idh/MocA family protein — MPSHLPSPRVPDSLAAPPLRWGVLGTGWIADQFVASLRANTRQVIQAVGSRSMASAQAAAARWEAAGAHGSYEALVADPAVDIVYVATPHNFHLPHALLAIAAGKHVLIEKPVGLDAAEARAIGEAAEAAGVFCMEAMWTLFLPKFDVVRQLLADGALGEVVAVLADMGERFDPPHRITRPELAGGPLLDLGTYAVTFATWILGAPDAVRAVATPAPGGTNGQLSIALRTPAGGTAALQTTILADSATTGSIIGREGRLELGSRFYLPGPATLYPRQGPPLHWAETKVEHAALHFEAAEVARRVSDGETSSPLRPWAETVMTLDVMDRVREATGLHFEKARLARDA; from the coding sequence ATGCCGTCGCACCTCCCTTCGCCTCGTGTCCCCGACTCGCTCGCGGCTCCGCCCCTGCGGTGGGGCGTGCTCGGCACCGGGTGGATCGCCGACCAGTTCGTCGCCTCGCTGCGGGCCAACACCCGGCAGGTGATCCAGGCCGTCGGGTCCCGCTCGATGGCCTCCGCCCAGGCCGCGGCGGCGCGCTGGGAGGCGGCCGGTGCCCACGGGTCCTACGAGGCGCTGGTCGCGGACCCGGCGGTCGACATCGTCTACGTCGCCACCCCGCACAACTTCCACCTGCCCCACGCGCTGCTGGCCATCGCCGCGGGCAAGCACGTGCTGATCGAGAAGCCGGTCGGCCTCGACGCCGCCGAGGCGCGCGCCATCGGCGAGGCGGCCGAGGCGGCCGGGGTGTTCTGCATGGAGGCCATGTGGACCCTGTTCCTGCCGAAGTTCGACGTCGTGCGTCAGCTCCTCGCCGACGGTGCGCTGGGCGAGGTGGTCGCGGTGCTCGCCGACATGGGCGAGCGGTTCGACCCCCCGCACCGCATCACCCGCCCCGAGCTGGCGGGTGGCCCCCTGCTCGACCTCGGCACCTACGCCGTCACCTTCGCGACGTGGATCCTGGGTGCCCCGGATGCCGTGCGCGCCGTGGCCACCCCCGCGCCCGGGGGGACCAACGGCCAGCTGTCCATCGCCCTGCGCACCCCCGCCGGCGGGACGGCCGCCCTGCAGACCACGATCCTCGCCGACAGCGCCACGACCGGCAGCATCATCGGCCGGGAGGGGCGCCTCGAGCTGGGGAGCCGCTTCTACCTCCCGGGCCCGGCCACGCTGTACCCACGCCAGGGCCCGCCCCTGCACTGGGCCGAGACCAAGGTCGAGCACGCCGCCCTGCACTTCGAGGCGGCCGAGGTCGCCCGGCGGGTGAGTGACGGCGAGACGTCCTCCCCGCTGCGCCCGTGGGCCGAGACGGTGATGACCCTCGACGTGATGGACCGGGTGCGCGAGGCGACCGGGCTGCACTTCGAGAAGGCCCGGCTCGCTCGCGACGCCTGA
- a CDS encoding SDR family oxidoreductase has product MTRARIAVTGATGFVGGAVAAVLTAKGHDVVCLVRSDPGPGFPWPARRVDLQDTGSVAGALEDRDGVAHLAILNDFARMYAQRREAHDAYVGLTRRVVDAANATGCTVGYVSTDWVLDGTGHLATEDEPPNPVNFYGVLKAASEMVVLERARRGFVARVGGVQGVHRTRPAGPRAQDVGFGYFVLSLVDALRAGERFTVWEDAAINSVATPITSSEIGALLGRAFDREVDGVLHFAGATAVTRRELAHATCDVFGLDPSLLDVGPPPEHARLPAPVPYDTSMSGEVTMARLGTRAHTVGEQLQALRRERDEGRVVALS; this is encoded by the coding sequence ATGACGCGCGCCCGCATCGCCGTCACCGGTGCCACCGGGTTCGTCGGCGGTGCGGTCGCCGCGGTCCTGACCGCGAAGGGCCACGACGTCGTGTGCCTCGTGCGCAGCGACCCCGGGCCGGGGTTCCCGTGGCCCGCACGCCGGGTCGACCTCCAGGACACCGGCTCGGTCGCCGGCGCACTCGAGGACCGCGACGGGGTCGCCCACCTGGCCATCCTCAACGACTTCGCGCGGATGTACGCGCAGCGGCGCGAGGCGCACGACGCCTACGTGGGGCTCACCCGCCGGGTCGTCGACGCCGCCAACGCCACGGGATGCACCGTCGGGTACGTCTCGACCGACTGGGTCCTCGACGGGACCGGTCACCTCGCCACCGAGGACGAGCCGCCCAACCCGGTCAACTTCTACGGGGTGCTCAAGGCGGCCTCCGAGATGGTCGTGCTCGAACGCGCCCGGAGGGGTTTCGTCGCCCGCGTGGGCGGCGTCCAGGGGGTGCACCGCACCCGCCCCGCGGGGCCGCGCGCCCAGGACGTCGGGTTCGGGTACTTCGTGCTGTCCCTCGTCGACGCCCTGCGCGCTGGTGAGCGGTTCACGGTCTGGGAGGACGCCGCCATCAACTCGGTGGCCACCCCGATCACCTCCAGCGAGATCGGGGCGCTCCTGGGCCGGGCCTTCGACCGGGAGGTCGACGGGGTGCTGCACTTCGCCGGGGCCACCGCGGTGACCCGGCGCGAGCTCGCCCACGCCACCTGCGACGTCTTCGGCCTCGACCCCTCGCTGCTCGACGTCGGGCCGCCGCCCGAGCACGCCCGGCTCCCGGCTCCGGTGCCGTACGACACCAGCATGTCGGGTGAGGTGACGATGGCGCGGCTCGGCACCCGCGCCCACACCGTCGGTGAGCAGCTGCAGGCGCTGCGACGGGAGCGCGACGAGGGGCGGGTCGTCGCGCTCAGCTGA
- a CDS encoding ABC transporter permease, protein MSTTTAPAATGTDERLVAVSRFTRVLRRPELGALLGAIVIYVMFALVDTTGVFVTIAGTARWTDVAASVGIVAVPVALLMISGEFDLSAGVMVGTSGLFAGLLTTQYGFSMWPAIGLTLLFAAGIGLVNGWLVMLTGLPSFIVTLAMFFSLRGINLGVTKMLTDTVRVAGIDKVPGYDSAASVFASTFWAPYDFRTSVLWWLAITVVATTVLTKLRFGNWVYAVGGDQTAARNTGVPVRRTKIAMFVCTSLAAALVGIITLLRLKSMQAGQGVGEEFTFIIAAVVGGCLLTGGFGSAIGASIGASIIGMAFIGIAYAGWNTDWSWLFLGVILFIAVLVNTFIGRRAQGARK, encoded by the coding sequence ATGTCCACCACGACCGCACCCGCGGCGACCGGCACCGACGAGCGCCTGGTCGCGGTCTCGAGGTTCACGCGAGTCCTGCGGCGCCCCGAGCTCGGGGCCCTGCTGGGCGCCATCGTCATCTACGTCATGTTCGCGCTCGTCGACACCACCGGTGTCTTCGTCACCATCGCCGGCACCGCCCGCTGGACGGACGTCGCCGCCTCCGTGGGCATCGTCGCGGTCCCCGTCGCCCTGCTGATGATCTCCGGGGAGTTCGACCTCAGCGCGGGCGTCATGGTCGGTACCTCGGGCCTCTTCGCCGGGCTGCTCACCACCCAGTACGGGTTCAGCATGTGGCCCGCCATCGGGCTCACCCTCCTCTTCGCGGCCGGCATCGGGCTGGTCAACGGGTGGCTCGTGATGCTCACCGGCCTGCCCTCGTTCATCGTCACGCTGGCGATGTTCTTCTCGCTGCGCGGCATCAACCTGGGTGTCACCAAGATGCTCACCGACACGGTCCGCGTCGCGGGGATCGACAAGGTGCCCGGGTACGACTCGGCCGCGTCGGTGTTCGCCTCGACGTTCTGGGCCCCCTACGACTTCCGGACGTCGGTGCTGTGGTGGCTGGCCATCACCGTCGTCGCCACCACCGTGCTCACCAAGCTGCGCTTCGGCAACTGGGTCTACGCGGTCGGTGGCGACCAGACCGCCGCCCGCAACACCGGGGTGCCGGTGCGCCGCACCAAGATCGCCATGTTCGTCTGCACGTCCCTGGCCGCGGCCCTCGTCGGCATCATCACGCTGCTGCGCCTGAAGTCGATGCAGGCGGGCCAGGGCGTCGGCGAGGAGTTCACCTTCATCATCGCGGCCGTCGTCGGCGGCTGCCTGCTCACCGGTGGCTTCGGGTCGGCGATCGGCGCGAGCATCGGCGCGTCGATCATCGGGATGGCCTTCATCGGGATCGCCTACGCCGGCTGGAACACGGACTGGTCCTGGCTCTTCCTCGGGGTCATCCTGTTCATCGCCGTGCTCGTCAACACCTTCATCGGCCGCCGCGCCCAAGGAGCCCGCAAATGA
- a CDS encoding LacI family DNA-binding transcriptional regulator — MPPAATAPAPRGPTPKTPRPTIRDIAARAGVSKSLVSLALGGAPRVAPGTRQAILDAAEELGYRRNAAAQALGAHRTRTIGVFVLDLHNPITADLLQAVQAEARRRDYRTIVVVGDEDAAAERAELEKLLEFRVEGIIALGHRLPDGAREAFTADCPAVVIGSQQEGVPHLVSMSNDDVAGASLAVDHLVALGHERIAHIDGGSSAVARDRRRGYRAAMRRHGLAEHITVVKGSFTDEGGYRGASQVLAGSDPPTALFVVNDLAALGVLAAVADRGLAVPGDVSVIGYDGTRMAGLRALGLTTVAQPLDELGTRAAALLCGRLEGEPPGSPVTRLTPTLVVRRTTAPPASRHPGGPGPGRGRGVTTSGGTARLKA; from the coding sequence ATGCCGCCGGCGGCCACGGCACCGGCACCGAGGGGCCCCACCCCGAAGACCCCCCGCCCCACCATCCGGGACATCGCCGCGCGGGCCGGCGTGTCCAAGTCGCTGGTGTCCCTGGCCCTGGGCGGGGCGCCCCGCGTCGCGCCGGGGACGCGGCAGGCCATCCTCGACGCGGCCGAGGAGCTCGGGTACCGGCGCAACGCCGCGGCGCAGGCTCTGGGCGCCCACCGGACCCGCACCATCGGCGTCTTCGTGCTCGACCTGCACAACCCCATCACCGCCGACCTGCTCCAGGCCGTGCAGGCGGAGGCGCGCCGGCGGGACTACCGCACCATCGTCGTCGTCGGCGACGAGGACGCGGCCGCCGAGCGCGCCGAGCTCGAGAAGCTGCTGGAGTTCCGCGTAGAGGGCATCATCGCCCTCGGGCACCGCCTCCCGGACGGCGCGCGGGAGGCCTTCACCGCCGACTGCCCGGCCGTGGTCATCGGCAGCCAGCAGGAGGGTGTCCCCCACCTCGTCTCGATGAGCAACGACGACGTGGCCGGGGCGTCCCTGGCCGTCGACCACCTGGTGGCGCTGGGTCACGAGCGGATCGCCCACATCGACGGAGGGTCGAGCGCCGTGGCCCGGGACCGACGGCGGGGCTACCGCGCCGCCATGCGGCGCCACGGCCTCGCCGAGCACATCACCGTCGTCAAGGGCTCGTTCACCGACGAGGGCGGCTACCGGGGGGCGTCCCAGGTCCTGGCCGGGTCGGACCCGCCGACGGCCCTGTTCGTCGTCAACGACCTGGCGGCCCTCGGCGTGCTGGCCGCGGTGGCCGACCGTGGCCTCGCCGTGCCCGGCGACGTCTCCGTCATCGGCTACGACGGCACCCGGATGGCCGGCCTGCGGGCGCTCGGGCTGACCACGGTGGCCCAGCCGCTCGACGAGCTCGGCACCCGCGCGGCGGCGCTCCTCTGCGGCCGGCTCGAGGGCGAGCCGCCGGGGAGCCCCGTCACGAGGCTCACGCCGACCCTCGTCGTGCGCCGCACGACCGCGCCCCCCGCGTCGCGCCACCCCGGCGGGCCCGGCCCGGGCCGCGGTCGCGGGGTGACGACCTCGGGAGGAACCGCCCGCCTCAAGGCTTAA